The Streptomyces sp. NBC_01689 genome includes a window with the following:
- a CDS encoding phosphotransferase family protein — MSPDHPPGLDLDRLRGLLDAERPGLTHGPLTGRLIEGGRSNLTYAVTDGTTRWVVRRPPLGHVLATAHDMKREHRVISALHPTAVPVPRPVLLCEDVEVLGAPFYVMEFVDGTPYRTAEQLAPLGARRTRDAVLGLVDTLVELHAVDPAEVGLADFGRPEGFLDRQLRRWGKQLDASRNRELTGIDELHAALGRALPHSPAPTVVHGDYRLDNVLIGDDDRIKAILDWEMSTLGDPLTDLGLLVMYSAPLELPDSPISTTASAAGHPDPAEIVERYAARSGRDAADVAWYTAFAWFKLAVILEGIHYRYTLGQTVGAGFDRIGDLVPFFIEHGLTTLQEG; from the coding sequence ATGAGTCCCGACCACCCGCCAGGTCTCGATCTCGACCGGCTGCGTGGCCTGCTCGACGCCGAGCGGCCCGGTCTGACGCACGGCCCGCTGACCGGCCGGCTGATCGAGGGCGGACGGTCGAACCTCACCTACGCGGTGACGGACGGGACCACGCGATGGGTCGTACGACGGCCTCCGCTCGGCCATGTGCTGGCCACCGCCCACGACATGAAGCGCGAACACCGGGTGATCAGCGCACTGCACCCGACGGCCGTCCCGGTGCCCCGGCCGGTGCTGCTCTGCGAGGACGTGGAGGTGCTGGGCGCGCCCTTCTACGTCATGGAGTTCGTGGACGGCACGCCCTACCGCACCGCCGAGCAGCTCGCCCCGCTCGGCGCCCGGCGCACCCGGGACGCGGTGCTCGGACTGGTCGACACGCTCGTCGAACTGCACGCCGTGGACCCCGCCGAGGTGGGTCTCGCCGACTTCGGCCGACCCGAAGGCTTCCTGGACCGGCAGCTGCGGCGCTGGGGAAAGCAGCTGGACGCCTCCAGGAACCGTGAACTGACCGGGATCGACGAACTGCACGCGGCCCTGGGGCGCGCGCTGCCGCACTCCCCCGCACCCACCGTCGTGCACGGCGACTACCGCCTCGACAACGTGCTGATCGGCGACGACGACCGGATCAAGGCGATCCTGGACTGGGAGATGTCCACGCTCGGCGATCCGCTGACCGACCTGGGTCTGCTGGTGATGTACAGCGCGCCCCTCGAACTGCCCGACTCCCCCATCAGCACGACCGCTTCGGCCGCCGGCCACCCGGACCCGGCCGAGATCGTCGAACGGTACGCCGCGCGCTCGGGGCGCGACGCCGCCGACGTCGCCTGGTACACGGCGTTCGCCTGGTTCAAGCTCGCCGTGATCCTGGAGGGCATCCACTACCGCTACACGCTCGGACAGACCGTCGGCGCGGGCTTCGACCGCATCGGCGACCTGGTGCCGTTCTTCATCGAGCACGGCCTGACCACTCTTCAGGAAGGCTGA
- a CDS encoding DUF202 domain-containing protein has protein sequence MTAPAPERDPGLQPERTRLAWRRTTLSSTVVAVLAAKAVLHGGRSTAGAAAGVLCGALWLGFLVLAHRRIRVLAVPGAAGPPALAPLHATAATLCTVALAVCAAALVF, from the coding sequence ATGACCGCGCCCGCCCCGGAGCGGGACCCGGGACTGCAGCCGGAGCGCACCCGGCTCGCGTGGCGGCGCACGACCCTGTCGAGCACCGTCGTCGCCGTGCTGGCGGCCAAGGCGGTGCTGCACGGCGGCCGGTCGACGGCCGGCGCGGCGGCCGGTGTCCTGTGCGGAGCGCTGTGGCTGGGGTTCCTCGTGCTCGCGCACCGCCGTATCCGGGTGCTGGCCGTGCCCGGCGCCGCGGGCCCGCCCGCCCTCGCACCGCTCCACGCGACGGCGGCGACCCTGTGCACGGTCGCGCTCGCGGTCTGCGCGGCGGCGCTGGTGTTCTGA
- a CDS encoding YidH family protein, with product MIEFVRNVRLWFAPGEVRQEGGTPDYRFSLANERTFLAWLRTALALIGGGFAVDQFLPDLRWAWRAGLALALLAAGVLCSLRAVNHWVRCERAMRRGEDLPVSRFPALLSIAVAVVAVAMVVVVLAGWEG from the coding sequence GTGATCGAATTCGTACGGAACGTCCGGCTGTGGTTCGCGCCCGGGGAGGTCCGGCAGGAGGGCGGCACCCCCGACTACCGGTTCTCGCTGGCCAACGAACGCACCTTCCTGGCCTGGCTGCGCACCGCGCTGGCACTGATCGGAGGCGGTTTCGCCGTCGACCAGTTCCTGCCGGACCTGCGGTGGGCCTGGCGGGCCGGACTCGCCCTGGCCCTGCTGGCGGCGGGCGTGCTCTGCTCGCTGCGGGCCGTCAACCACTGGGTGCGGTGCGAGCGGGCGATGCGACGGGGCGAGGACCTCCCCGTCTCGCGTTTCCCGGCCCTGCTGAGCATCGCGGTCGCCGTGGTCGCGGTCGCGATGGTCGTCGTCGTCCTCGCCGGCTGGGAAGGATGA
- a CDS encoding NUDIX hydrolase, translating into MSAADEILDIVDENDVVVGESPRGEAYARGLRHRCVFVRARDAEGRLFVHRRTATKLVFPSLYDMFVGGVVGAGESYDSAALREAEEELGVSGLPDPVFLFKFLYDDGAGRTWWSAVYEVRCDLPVNPQVEEVAWHAFLTEEEVERRLPEWTWVPDGLAAYERLREHRATG; encoded by the coding sequence ATGAGCGCCGCTGACGAGATCCTCGACATCGTGGACGAGAACGACGTGGTCGTCGGGGAGTCCCCGCGCGGAGAGGCGTACGCGCGCGGGCTCCGTCACCGGTGCGTGTTCGTCCGGGCCCGCGACGCGGAGGGCCGGCTCTTCGTCCACCGCCGCACCGCCACCAAGCTCGTCTTCCCCTCCCTGTACGACATGTTCGTCGGCGGGGTCGTCGGCGCGGGCGAGTCGTACGACTCGGCCGCCCTGCGCGAGGCCGAGGAGGAACTGGGGGTCTCCGGGCTCCCGGACCCCGTCTTCCTCTTCAAGTTCCTCTACGACGACGGCGCGGGGCGGACCTGGTGGTCGGCCGTCTACGAGGTCCGCTGCGACCTGCCCGTGAACCCCCAGGTGGAGGAGGTCGCCTGGCACGCCTTCCTCACCGAGGAGGAGGTGGAGCGGCGCCTGCCGGAGTGGACCTGGGTGCCGGACGGGCTCGCGGCGTACGAGCGGCTGCGGGAACACCGGGCGACGGGCTGA
- a CDS encoding DMT family transporter, with product MSLLVLVLSVSAACCLGFGFVLQQNAASRAPLNDFLSPRLLLDLIRVPRWLGGIGLMVCGMVLGAVALGKGEVSQVEPLLATNLLFALGLSRHQTKKPLGRQGWSGLALLAGGVTAFILAGRPRGGDAVSDPLRHWLIIGVMTGLALLLTTYARRSRLGAAPVLLALAAGMLYGVQDALTRVSGQRFGAGGWGELLTAWQPYAVLVLGVSGLVLVQSAFETAELRMSLPALTAAQPLAGILCGVGFLGDRLRTDVGALTWEAAGLAAIVTGIVLLGMHPAMPAGAKRTEPARDLQRR from the coding sequence GTGTCGCTTCTCGTTCTGGTTCTCTCGGTGAGCGCGGCCTGTTGTCTCGGTTTCGGCTTCGTGCTCCAGCAGAACGCGGCGTCGCGCGCGCCGTTGAACGACTTCCTCTCCCCCCGCCTGCTGCTGGACCTCATCCGGGTGCCGCGCTGGCTGGGCGGTATCGGGCTCATGGTCTGCGGCATGGTCCTCGGCGCGGTCGCCCTGGGCAAGGGCGAGGTCTCCCAGGTGGAACCGCTCCTCGCCACCAACCTGCTGTTCGCGCTCGGCCTCTCCCGCCACCAGACGAAGAAGCCGCTGGGCCGTCAGGGCTGGTCCGGGCTCGCCCTCCTCGCGGGCGGGGTGACCGCGTTCATCCTGGCGGGCCGTCCCAGGGGCGGTGACGCGGTGTCCGACCCCCTGCGGCACTGGCTGATCATCGGCGTCATGACCGGGCTCGCGCTGCTGCTCACCACCTACGCCAGACGCTCCCGGCTGGGCGCCGCTCCGGTGCTGCTCGCCCTGGCCGCCGGGATGCTGTACGGGGTGCAGGACGCGCTCACCCGGGTGAGCGGGCAGCGGTTCGGCGCGGGCGGCTGGGGCGAACTGCTGACCGCCTGGCAGCCGTACGCCGTGCTGGTGCTCGGGGTCTCGGGGCTGGTGCTGGTGCAGAGCGCCTTCGAGACGGCGGAACTGCGCATGTCGCTGCCCGCGCTCACCGCCGCCCAGCCGCTCGCCGGGATCCTCTGCGGGGTGGGGTTCCTCGGGGACCGGCTGCGGACCGACGTGGGCGCGCTGACCTGGGAGGCGGCGGGGCTCGCGGCGATCGTGACGGGCATCGTGCTGCTCGGGATGCACCCCGCGATGCCGGCGGGCGCGAAGCGGACGGAGCCCGCGCGGGACCTTCAACGACGCTGA
- a CDS encoding FAD-binding dehydrogenase: protein MAYDADVIVIGAGLAGLAATAELVDAGRKVILLDQEPEQSIGGQAHWSFGGLFFVNSPEQRRMRIKDSHALALQDWMGTAAFDRAEDHWPRRWAEAYVDFAAGEKRSWLHGQGVRFFPVVGWAERGGYGANGHGNSVPRFHITWGTGPGLVAPFERRVRAGAERGLVELRFRHRVTGLSRSAGSVDTVTGEILEPSAIERGQASGRTVTGAFELRAQAVIVTSGGIGGDHDLVRANWPERLGTPPERMISGVPAHVDGRMLGIAEETGARLINRDRMWHYTEGIQNWNPVWDNHGIRILPGPSSLWLDARGNRLPVPLFPGFDTLGTLEHIMRTGYDHTWFVLDQKIIGKEFALSGSEQNPDLTGKSVKGVFGRARADVPGPVKAFMDNGADFVVEKDLGALVRGMNALTKEPLIDEAALRREIVARDREITNPFTKDLQVTAVRGARNYLGDKLIRTAAPHRILDPKAGPLIAVRLHILTRKTLGGLETDLSSRVLTEGGDPLAGVYAAGEVAGFGGGGVHGYRSLEGTFLGGCLFSGRTAGRAAADAVG, encoded by the coding sequence ATGGCCTACGACGCAGATGTGATCGTGATCGGAGCGGGTCTCGCGGGCCTCGCCGCGACCGCGGAGCTCGTCGACGCGGGCCGCAAGGTGATCCTCCTCGACCAGGAGCCGGAGCAGTCGATCGGCGGCCAGGCGCACTGGTCCTTCGGCGGTCTGTTCTTCGTGAACTCGCCCGAGCAGCGGCGGATGCGCATCAAGGACAGCCACGCGCTCGCCCTCCAGGACTGGATGGGCACGGCGGCCTTCGACCGCGCCGAGGACCACTGGCCGCGCCGCTGGGCCGAGGCGTACGTGGACTTCGCGGCCGGCGAGAAGCGGTCCTGGCTGCACGGGCAGGGCGTGCGCTTCTTCCCGGTGGTGGGCTGGGCGGAGCGCGGCGGCTACGGAGCCAACGGCCACGGGAACTCCGTACCCCGCTTCCACATCACCTGGGGGACCGGGCCCGGACTGGTCGCCCCCTTCGAACGGCGGGTGCGGGCCGGGGCCGAGCGCGGCCTCGTCGAGCTCAGGTTCCGTCACCGGGTCACCGGCCTGTCCCGCAGCGCGGGCTCCGTCGACACCGTCACCGGCGAGATCCTGGAACCGTCCGCGATCGAGCGCGGCCAGGCCAGCGGCCGGACGGTGACCGGCGCGTTCGAGCTGAGGGCGCAGGCGGTGATCGTCACCTCGGGCGGTATCGGCGGCGACCACGACCTGGTGCGCGCCAACTGGCCCGAGCGGCTGGGCACTCCGCCCGAGCGCATGATCTCCGGTGTGCCCGCGCACGTCGACGGAAGGATGCTCGGGATCGCCGAGGAGACCGGCGCGCGCCTCATCAACCGCGACCGCATGTGGCACTACACCGAGGGGATCCAGAACTGGAACCCCGTCTGGGACAACCACGGCATCCGCATCCTGCCCGGCCCCTCCTCGCTCTGGCTGGACGCCCGCGGCAACCGGCTGCCGGTGCCGCTCTTCCCCGGCTTCGACACGCTCGGCACGCTCGAACACATCATGCGGACCGGGTACGACCACACGTGGTTCGTGCTCGACCAGAAGATCATCGGCAAGGAGTTCGCGCTCTCGGGTTCGGAACAGAATCCGGACCTGACGGGCAAGTCCGTCAAGGGCGTGTTCGGGCGGGCCCGCGCCGACGTACCGGGCCCGGTCAAGGCGTTCATGGACAACGGCGCGGACTTCGTCGTGGAGAAGGACCTCGGCGCGCTCGTGCGCGGCATGAACGCGCTCACCAAGGAGCCGCTGATCGACGAGGCGGCGCTGCGCCGCGAGATCGTCGCGCGCGACCGGGAGATCACGAACCCGTTCACCAAGGACCTCCAGGTGACGGCGGTCCGCGGGGCCCGCAACTACCTCGGCGACAAGCTGATCCGCACCGCGGCGCCGCACCGCATCCTCGACCCGAAGGCGGGTCCGCTCATCGCTGTACGCCTGCACATCCTCACCCGCAAGACGCTCGGCGGCCTGGAGACGGACCTCTCGTCGCGGGTCCTGACCGAGGGCGGGGACCCGCTGGCGGGCGTGTACGCGGCGGGAGAGGTCGCCGGCTTCGGCGGCGGCGGGGTGCACGGCTACCGGTCCCTCGAGGGGACGTTCCTGGGCGGCTGCCTCTTCTCCGGCCGTACGGCGGGACGCGCGGCGGCCGACGCGGTGGGCTGA
- a CDS encoding APC family permease, with translation MTTGSSSTPSSADTGRPAAARGGISTFKGQDRALKADRLGTGGLLLSVLAATAPLMVVAGVMPTTFAVMGIVGQPLLFVILGVVLVLFSVGYAEMSRHVHNAGAFYAYVARGLGGTAGAGAAAVALLAYSVLQVGIYGIFGFEVSGLFSTYLDVEMAWWIPALAAVLVVGALAWLKVDVNARVLGVLLVVEVALVVIFDVAAVADPGKQGLSLHAFNPDTLTGAGVGTALCFCIAAFTGFEQAPVYAEETSRPHILVPRVMFLAIGFVAVFFAISSWALTVATGPSGIVDASRKQSAGLLFFLTESRLGGTFTDVLHVLFVTGMFAALLSFHNVVARYAFAMGREGLLPAAFGRTTGASGAPGTGSLLQTAVSVIVLVVFAVTDDKPTGDPTAPVLHLFTWGGNVGALGVILLMAAASLSVIVFFVRRGAARAQAWRLVTAAVSGLALLVIAGYTVKDFDVLVGTGPDSTLSRLLPALVLAALLVGVVQGLVLRSRAPEAHARIGLGNEAFQLDKAADSGPGAGAGAGPGSPSGPGAGSGA, from the coding sequence ATGACGACGGGCAGTTCGAGCACCCCGAGCAGTGCAGACACGGGAAGACCCGCCGCGGCCCGCGGCGGCATCAGCACCTTCAAGGGGCAGGACCGCGCCCTGAAGGCCGACCGGCTGGGCACCGGAGGGCTGCTGCTGTCCGTCCTGGCCGCGACGGCCCCCCTCATGGTGGTCGCGGGTGTCATGCCCACCACATTCGCGGTGATGGGCATCGTCGGGCAGCCGCTGCTCTTCGTCATCCTCGGCGTGGTGCTGGTGCTCTTCAGCGTCGGGTACGCCGAGATGAGCCGCCACGTGCACAACGCGGGCGCCTTCTACGCCTATGTCGCCCGCGGCCTCGGCGGCACCGCGGGCGCGGGCGCCGCGGCGGTCGCGCTGCTCGCCTACAGCGTGCTCCAGGTCGGTATCTACGGCATCTTCGGCTTCGAGGTGTCCGGGCTGTTCTCCACCTACCTCGACGTCGAGATGGCCTGGTGGATCCCGGCCCTGGCGGCCGTGCTGGTCGTCGGCGCGCTCGCCTGGCTGAAGGTCGACGTCAACGCCCGCGTGCTCGGTGTCCTGCTGGTCGTCGAGGTGGCACTCGTCGTCATCTTCGACGTGGCGGCCGTCGCCGATCCCGGCAAGCAGGGACTCTCGCTGCACGCCTTCAACCCGGACACGCTCACCGGGGCCGGGGTCGGCACCGCGCTCTGCTTCTGCATCGCCGCCTTCACCGGCTTCGAACAGGCACCGGTGTACGCCGAGGAGACGAGCCGCCCGCACATCCTCGTCCCCCGGGTGATGTTCCTGGCGATCGGCTTCGTCGCCGTCTTCTTCGCGATCAGCTCCTGGGCGCTGACCGTCGCCACGGGGCCCTCGGGGATCGTCGACGCCTCCCGCAAGCAGAGCGCCGGACTGCTGTTCTTCCTCACCGAGTCACGCCTCGGGGGCACCTTCACGGACGTGCTGCACGTGCTCTTCGTGACCGGCATGTTCGCGGCGCTGCTCAGTTTCCACAACGTCGTCGCGCGGTACGCCTTCGCCATGGGCCGGGAAGGACTCCTGCCCGCCGCCTTCGGCCGGACCACCGGAGCCAGCGGCGCCCCCGGCACCGGCTCGCTCCTGCAGACCGCCGTCTCCGTGATCGTCCTGGTCGTCTTCGCCGTGACCGACGACAAGCCGACCGGCGACCCGACCGCGCCCGTGCTGCACCTGTTCACCTGGGGCGGCAACGTCGGCGCGCTGGGCGTCATCCTGCTGATGGCGGCGGCCTCGCTCTCCGTCATCGTCTTCTTCGTCCGCCGCGGCGCCGCACGGGCCCAGGCCTGGCGCCTGGTCACCGCGGCCGTCTCCGGGCTCGCCCTGCTCGTGATCGCGGGCTACACCGTGAAGGACTTCGACGTCCTGGTCGGCACCGGTCCGGACTCCACACTGAGCCGGCTGCTGCCCGCCCTCGTCCTGGCGGCCCTGCTCGTCGGCGTGGTCCAGGGCCTGGTGCTGCGGTCCCGCGCACCGGAGGCACACGCCCGGATCGGACTCGGCAACGAGGCCTTCCAACTGGACAAGGCGGCGGACTCCGGGCCGGGGGCCGGGGCCGGAGCCGGCCCGGGTTCCCCGTCCGGCCCGGGGGCCGGTTCAGGAGCCTGA
- a CDS encoding molybdopterin-dependent oxidoreductase has product MGRRLLLGTLGLGALGVLAAPPLQRGLESLFAGDPTGLTGLLPNGGGFRYYSVTSSVPHKGAADYRLTIDGLVDRPRSYTLADLKALPQTRLVHDVQCVTGWRVPGTPFEGVRLSQLLDAAGVRPTARAIRFTCFDGAYTESLTLSQARRSDVLVAHRMQDKDLGHNHGGPVRLYVAPMYFYKSAKWLSGITVTDHVRPGYWEDRGYDVDAWVGRSNGRDDAPTS; this is encoded by the coding sequence ATCGGGCGCCGGCTCCTGCTCGGCACCCTCGGACTCGGTGCGCTCGGCGTGCTGGCCGCGCCCCCGCTCCAGCGGGGCCTGGAGTCGCTCTTCGCCGGCGACCCCACCGGCCTGACCGGCCTGCTCCCCAACGGCGGCGGCTTCCGCTACTACTCCGTGACCTCCTCCGTCCCGCACAAGGGCGCCGCGGACTACCGCCTCACGATCGACGGCCTGGTCGACCGTCCCCGCAGTTACACCCTGGCCGACCTCAAGGCGCTGCCGCAGACCCGGCTCGTGCACGACGTGCAGTGCGTCACCGGCTGGCGGGTCCCCGGCACACCCTTCGAAGGAGTACGCCTCTCCCAGCTCCTCGACGCGGCGGGCGTGCGCCCCACGGCCCGCGCGATCCGGTTCACCTGCTTCGACGGCGCGTACACGGAGAGCCTCACGCTGAGCCAGGCCCGGCGCTCCGACGTCCTGGTGGCCCACCGGATGCAGGACAAGGACCTCGGCCACAACCACGGCGGGCCGGTCCGCCTCTACGTCGCTCCCATGTACTTCTACAAGTCCGCCAAGTGGCTCTCCGGCATCACCGTCACGGACCACGTGCGCCCCGGGTACTGGGAGGACCGGGGCTACGACGTGGACGCGTGGGTCGGCCGTTCGAACGGACGCGACGATGCACCCACGAGTTGA